A genomic region of Zea mays cultivar B73 chromosome 6, Zm-B73-REFERENCE-NAM-5.0, whole genome shotgun sequence contains the following coding sequences:
- the LOC606464 gene encoding alkaline alpha galactosidase 2 isoform X3 — protein MSVMARRLSSSCSRAVASSCPSKSSLRRRIYTLPSRPLLLAFSLRASPLCPAPPLPPPTPPRCSFRTLAAAKESSPPSTSVSPTQQQSRSTIEGGEMTVASSVRLAGGNLTVCGRTVLSGVPDAVVATSAATEGAVDGIFLGADFAEPAARHVVSLGDLRDVRFMACFRFKLWWMAQRMGEKGSDVPRETQFLLVESRGVGDEDAAYVVFLPLVEGAFRASIQGGAGDALELCVESGDDDTRAASFERSLFVGAAESDPFAAISGAVAAAKSALRTFRVRAEKKLPGIVDYFGWCTWDAFYQDVTQEGVEAGLRSLIAGGAPPKFVIIDDGWQSVATDTNESAGEDKPPLLSRLTGIKENSKFQNADDPAAGIKTVVRLAKEEYRLKYVYVWHAITGYWGGVRPGEEHYRSSMQFPKVSPGVMENEPGMKTDVLTVQGLGLVHPRAVYRFYDELHAYLAAAGVDGVKVDVQCILETLGAGHGGRVQLTRQYHQALDASVAKNFPENGIIACMSHNTDALYCSKQTAVVRASDDFYPRDPASHTIHIASVAYNSVFLGEFMLPDWDMFHSLHQAGDYHGSARAISGGPVYVSDAPGKHNFELLKKIVLPDGSILRARLPGRPTKDCLFTDPARDGPAQDLEHEQVHRRAGRVQLPGRGVELRGEEEHLPPDRHRGPDLRRQGRRRPPHLRGRDGHRMGRRLRHVPACRRRPRRPPARRGVARLPQGPGT, from the exons ATGTCCGTGATGGCGCGGAGGCTGAGCTCCAGCTGCAGCAGGGCCGTCGCGTCCTCGTGCCCTTCCAAATCTTCTCTGCGGCGCCGTATATATACCCTTCCTTCCCGCCCGCTGCTACTCGCATTCTCGCTGCGGGCCTCGCCTCTGTGTCCGGCGCCGCCTCTCCCTCCTCCCACCCCGCCTCG GTGTTCGTTTAGGACTCTCGCGGCGGCCAAGGAGTCGTCGCCGCCGTCGACCAGCGTCTCGCCGACCCAGCAGCAGTCCCGGAGTACGATAGAGGGAGGCGAGATGACGGTCGCCTCGTCCGTCAGGCTCGCCGGCGGCAATCTGACGGTATGCGGGCGGACGGTGCTGTCCGGGGTGCCGGACGCGGTGGTGGCCACGTCGGCGGCGACGGAGGGAGCGGTCGACGGGATCTTCCTCGGCGCCGACTTCGCCGAGCCGGCCGCCCGGCACGTCGTCTCCCTCGGCGACCTGAG GGACGTTCGGTTCATGGCGTGCTTCCGATTCAAGCTATGGTGGATGGCGCAGCGGATGGGGGAGAAAGGCAGCGACGTCCCGCGCGAGACCCAGTTCCTGCTCGTCGAGTCCAGgggcgtcggcgacgaggacgcgGCGTACGTCGTGTTCCTCCCGCTCGTGGAGGGCGCGTTCCGGGCCAGCATCCAGGGCGGTGCCGGCGACGCGCTGGAGCTCTGCGTCGAGAGCGGGGACGACGACACGCGCGCGGCGTCCTTCGAGCGATCCCTCTTCGTGGGCGCCGCGGAGTCCGACCCCTTCGCGGCCATCTCCGGCGCAGTCGCCGCCGCCAAGTCCGCGCTCAGGACGTTCCGGGTCCGCGCCGAGAAGAAGCTCCCGGGCATCGTCGACTACTTCGGCTGGTGCACCTGGGACGCCTTTTACCAGGACGTCACCCAGGAGGGCGTCGAGGCCGGGCTCCGCAGCCTCATCGCCGGCGGCGCGCCGCCCAAGTTCGTCATCATCGACGACGGCTGGCAGTCCGTCGCCACCGACACCAACGAATCGGCCGGAGAGGACAAGCCGCCCCTCCTATCTCGGCTCACCGGCATCAAGgagaacagcaagttccagaaCGCGGACGACCCGGCCGCCGGCATCAAGACGGTGGTGCGCTTGGCGAAGGAGGAGTACCGGCTCAAGTACGTCTACGTGTGGCACGCCATCACCGGCTACTGGGGCGGCGTCCGGCCCGGCGAGGAGCACTACCGCTCCAGCATGCAGTTCCCCAAGGTTTCGCCGGGCGTCATGGAGAACGAGCCCGGCATGAAGACCGACGTGCTCACCGTGCAGGGGCTCGGCCTCGTGCACCCGCGCGCCGTGTACCGCTTCTACGACGAGCTCCACGCGTACCTCGCCGCCGCCGGAGTCGACGGCGTCAAGGTGGACGTGCAGTGCATCCTGGAGACGCTCGGCGCCGGCCACGGCGGCCGCGTGCAGCTCACCAGGCAGTACCACCAGGCGCTGGACGCCTCCGTCGCCAAGAACTTCCCGGAGAACGGCATCATCGCCTGCATGAGCCACAACACCGACGCCCTTTACTG CTCCAAGCAGACGGCGGTGGTGAGGGCGTCGGATGATTTCTACCCAAGGGACCCCGCGTCGCACACGATCCATATCGCCTCGGTGGCGTACAACAGCGTGTTCCTCGGCGAGTTCATGCTCCCGGACTGGGACATGTTCCACTCGCTCCACCAGGCCGGCGACTACCACGGCTCCGCCCGCGCCATCAGCGGAGGCCCTGTCTACGTCAG TGACGCACCCGGCAAGCACAACTTCGAGCTGCTGAAGAAGATTGTCTTGCCCGACGGTTCCATTCTCCGCGCGCGTCTGCCTGGCCGGCCGACCAAGGATTGCCTGTTCACGGACCCGGCACGGGACGGC CCTGCTCAAGATCTGGAACATGAACAAGTTCACCGGCGTGCTGGGCGTGTACAACTGCCAGGGCGCGGCGTGGAACTCCGTGGAGAAGAAGAACACCTTCCACCAGACCGGCACCGAGGCCCTGACCTGCGGCGTCAAGGGCGGCGACGTCCACCTCATCTCCGAGGCCGCGACGGACACCGAATGGGACGGCGACTGCGCCATGTACCGGCATGCCGACGGCGACCTCGTCGTCCTCCCGCACGACGCGGCGTTGCCCGTCTCCCTCAAGGTCCTGGAACATGA
- the LOC606464 gene encoding alkaline alpha galactosidase 2 encodes MSVMARRLSSSCSRAVASSCPSKSSLRRRIYTLPSRPLLLAFSLRASPLCPAPPLPPPTPPRCSFRTLAAAKESSPPSTSVSPTQQQSRSTIEGGEMTVASSVRLAGGNLTVCGRTVLSGVPDAVVATSAATEGAVDGIFLGADFAEPAARHVVSLGDLRDVRFMACFRFKLWWMAQRMGEKGSDVPRETQFLLVESRGVGDEDAAYVVFLPLVEGAFRASIQGGAGDALELCVESGDDDTRAASFERSLFVGAAESDPFAAISGAVAAAKSALRTFRVRAEKKLPGIVDYFGWCTWDAFYQDVTQEGVEAGLRSLIAGGAPPKFVIIDDGWQSVATDTNESAGEDKPPLLSRLTGIKENSKFQNADDPAAGIKTVVRLAKEEYRLKYVYVWHAITGYWGGVRPGEEHYRSSMQFPKVSPGVMENEPGMKTDVLTVQGLGLVHPRAVYRFYDELHAYLAAAGVDGVKVDVQCILETLGAGHGGRVQLTRQYHQALDASVAKNFPENGIIACMSHNTDALYCSKQTAVVRASDDFYPRDPASHTIHIASVAYNSVFLGEFMLPDWDMFHSLHQAGDYHGSARAISGGPVYVSDAPGKHNFELLKKIVLPDGSILRARLPGRPTKDCLFTDPARDGVSLLKIWNMNKFTGVLGVYNCQGAAWNSVEKKNTFHQTGTEALTCGVKGGDVHLISEAATDTEWDGDCAMYRHADGDLVVLPHDAALPVSLKVLEHDILTVSPIKELAPGFRFAPIGLVDMFNSGGAVEGLTYHLLGGDGSTLGSEAVALACMEVKGCGRFGAYSSVRPRKSTLGSAQIELKYDSSSGLLILQLDAMPKERVHKIVIEL; translated from the exons ATGTCCGTGATGGCGCGGAGGCTGAGCTCCAGCTGCAGCAGGGCCGTCGCGTCCTCGTGCCCTTCCAAATCTTCTCTGCGGCGCCGTATATATACCCTTCCTTCCCGCCCGCTGCTACTCGCATTCTCGCTGCGGGCCTCGCCTCTGTGTCCGGCGCCGCCTCTCCCTCCTCCCACCCCGCCTCG GTGTTCGTTTAGGACTCTCGCGGCGGCCAAGGAGTCGTCGCCGCCGTCGACCAGCGTCTCGCCGACCCAGCAGCAGTCCCGGAGTACGATAGAGGGAGGCGAGATGACGGTCGCCTCGTCCGTCAGGCTCGCCGGCGGCAATCTGACGGTATGCGGGCGGACGGTGCTGTCCGGGGTGCCGGACGCGGTGGTGGCCACGTCGGCGGCGACGGAGGGAGCGGTCGACGGGATCTTCCTCGGCGCCGACTTCGCCGAGCCGGCCGCCCGGCACGTCGTCTCCCTCGGCGACCTGAG GGACGTTCGGTTCATGGCGTGCTTCCGATTCAAGCTATGGTGGATGGCGCAGCGGATGGGGGAGAAAGGCAGCGACGTCCCGCGCGAGACCCAGTTCCTGCTCGTCGAGTCCAGgggcgtcggcgacgaggacgcgGCGTACGTCGTGTTCCTCCCGCTCGTGGAGGGCGCGTTCCGGGCCAGCATCCAGGGCGGTGCCGGCGACGCGCTGGAGCTCTGCGTCGAGAGCGGGGACGACGACACGCGCGCGGCGTCCTTCGAGCGATCCCTCTTCGTGGGCGCCGCGGAGTCCGACCCCTTCGCGGCCATCTCCGGCGCAGTCGCCGCCGCCAAGTCCGCGCTCAGGACGTTCCGGGTCCGCGCCGAGAAGAAGCTCCCGGGCATCGTCGACTACTTCGGCTGGTGCACCTGGGACGCCTTTTACCAGGACGTCACCCAGGAGGGCGTCGAGGCCGGGCTCCGCAGCCTCATCGCCGGCGGCGCGCCGCCCAAGTTCGTCATCATCGACGACGGCTGGCAGTCCGTCGCCACCGACACCAACGAATCGGCCGGAGAGGACAAGCCGCCCCTCCTATCTCGGCTCACCGGCATCAAGgagaacagcaagttccagaaCGCGGACGACCCGGCCGCCGGCATCAAGACGGTGGTGCGCTTGGCGAAGGAGGAGTACCGGCTCAAGTACGTCTACGTGTGGCACGCCATCACCGGCTACTGGGGCGGCGTCCGGCCCGGCGAGGAGCACTACCGCTCCAGCATGCAGTTCCCCAAGGTTTCGCCGGGCGTCATGGAGAACGAGCCCGGCATGAAGACCGACGTGCTCACCGTGCAGGGGCTCGGCCTCGTGCACCCGCGCGCCGTGTACCGCTTCTACGACGAGCTCCACGCGTACCTCGCCGCCGCCGGAGTCGACGGCGTCAAGGTGGACGTGCAGTGCATCCTGGAGACGCTCGGCGCCGGCCACGGCGGCCGCGTGCAGCTCACCAGGCAGTACCACCAGGCGCTGGACGCCTCCGTCGCCAAGAACTTCCCGGAGAACGGCATCATCGCCTGCATGAGCCACAACACCGACGCCCTTTACTG CTCCAAGCAGACGGCGGTGGTGAGGGCGTCGGATGATTTCTACCCAAGGGACCCCGCGTCGCACACGATCCATATCGCCTCGGTGGCGTACAACAGCGTGTTCCTCGGCGAGTTCATGCTCCCGGACTGGGACATGTTCCACTCGCTCCACCAGGCCGGCGACTACCACGGCTCCGCCCGCGCCATCAGCGGAGGCCCTGTCTACGTCAG TGACGCACCCGGCAAGCACAACTTCGAGCTGCTGAAGAAGATTGTCTTGCCCGACGGTTCCATTCTCCGCGCGCGTCTGCCTGGCCGGCCGACCAAGGATTGCCTGTTCACGGACCCGGCACGGGACGGCGTAAG CCTGCTCAAGATCTGGAACATGAACAAGTTCACCGGCGTGCTGGGCGTGTACAACTGCCAGGGCGCGGCGTGGAACTCCGTGGAGAAGAAGAACACCTTCCACCAGACCGGCACCGAGGCCCTGACCTGCGGCGTCAAGGGCGGCGACGTCCACCTCATCTCCGAGGCCGCGACGGACACCGAATGGGACGGCGACTGCGCCATGTACCGGCATGCCGACGGCGACCTCGTCGTCCTCCCGCACGACGCGGCGTTGCCCGTCTCCCTCAAGGTCCTGGAACATGACATCCTCACCGTGTCACCCATCAAG GAGTTGGCGCCTGGTTTCAGGTTCGCCCCGATCGGGCTGGTGGACATGTTCAATAGCGGCGGGGCGGTGGAAGGCCTGACCTATcacctcctcggcggcgacggttcCACCTTGGGCTCCGAGGCTGTCGCATTGGCGTGCATGGAGGTGAAGGGCTGTGGAAGGTTCGGTGCCTACTCTTCGGTCAGGCCAAGGAAGTCCACGCTCGGTTCAGCTCAGATTGAGCTCAAGTATGATTCTTCCTCAGGGCTGCTGATTCTGCAGCTGGATGCGATGCCCAAGGAGAGGGTTCACAAGATTGTTATTGAGTTGTAG
- the LOC606464 gene encoding alkaline alpha galactosidase 2 isoform X1 has translation MPRPYASATWGALGLDGSFAVPDMNRTIGRTRQPDLAHGHGLTHPLAIQSDPAPSRTCACALPRLIRAASKQATDLTAADVRDGAEAELQLQQGRRVLVPFQIFSAAPYIYPSFPPAATRILAAGLASVSGAASPSSHPASVRADPSLIRLSSRLAGVLALSFQSTRWFGIGYDFGVSVTPLCWIGSGSRCSFRTLAAAKESSPPSTSVSPTQQQSRSTIEGGEMTVASSVRLAGGNLTVCGRTVLSGVPDAVVATSAATEGAVDGIFLGADFAEPAARHVVSLGDLRDVRFMACFRFKLWWMAQRMGEKGSDVPRETQFLLVESRGVGDEDAAYVVFLPLVEGAFRASIQGGAGDALELCVESGDDDTRAASFERSLFVGAAESDPFAAISGAVAAAKSALRTFRVRAEKKLPGIVDYFGWCTWDAFYQDVTQEGVEAGLRSLIAGGAPPKFVIIDDGWQSVATDTNESAGEDKPPLLSRLTGIKENSKFQNADDPAAGIKTVVRLAKEEYRLKYVYVWHAITGYWGGVRPGEEHYRSSMQFPKVSPGVMENEPGMKTDVLTVQGLGLVHPRAVYRFYDELHAYLAAAGVDGVKVDVQCILETLGAGHGGRVQLTRQYHQALDASVAKNFPENGIIACMSHNTDALYCSKQTAVVRASDDFYPRDPASHTIHIASVAYNSVFLGEFMLPDWDMFHSLHQAGDYHGSARAISGGPVYVSDAPGKHNFELLKKIVLPDGSILRARLPGRPTKDCLFTDPARDGVSLLKIWNMNKFTGVLGVYNCQGAAWNSVEKKNTFHQTGTEALTCGVKGGDVHLISEAATDTEWDGDCAMYRHADGDLVVLPHDAALPVSLKVLEHDILTVSPIKELAPGFRFAPIGLVDMFNSGGAVEGLTYHLLGGDGSTLGSEAVALACMEVKGCGRFGAYSSVRPRKSTLGSAQIELKYDSSSGLLILQLDAMPKERVHKIVIEL, from the exons ATGCCGCGTCCCTATGCGTCGGCCACCTGGGGAGCCCTTGGCCTAGACGGAAGCTTTGCCGTGCCGGATATGAACAGGACGATTGGACGAACAAGGCAACCCGACCTGGCTCACGGTCACGGCCTCACCCATCCGCTTGCCATCCAATCCGACCCGGCCCCATCGAGAACGTGCGCGTGCGCGCTGCCTAGGCTGATACGAGCAGCCAGCAAGCAAGCAACAGATTTAACCGCCGCCGATGTCCGTGATGGCGCGGAGGCTGAGCTCCAGCTGCAGCAGGGCCGTCGCGTCCTCGTGCCCTTCCAAATCTTCTCTGCGGCGCCGTATATATACCCTTCCTTCCCGCCCGCTGCTACTCGCATTCTCGCTGCGGGCCTCGCCTCTGTGTCCGGCGCCGCCTCTCCCTCCTCCCACCCCGCCTCGGTGCGTGCGGATCCGTCCCTAATTCGTTTGTCCTCTCGTCTCGCCGGTGTTCTTGCGTTATCGTTTCAGTCTACCCGTTGGTTTGGTATTGGTTATGATTTTGGCGTGTCCGTCACTCCGTTGTGCTGGATTGGATCCGGGAGCAGGTGTTCGTTTAGGACTCTCGCGGCGGCCAAGGAGTCGTCGCCGCCGTCGACCAGCGTCTCGCCGACCCAGCAGCAGTCCCGGAGTACGATAGAGGGAGGCGAGATGACGGTCGCCTCGTCCGTCAGGCTCGCCGGCGGCAATCTGACGGTATGCGGGCGGACGGTGCTGTCCGGGGTGCCGGACGCGGTGGTGGCCACGTCGGCGGCGACGGAGGGAGCGGTCGACGGGATCTTCCTCGGCGCCGACTTCGCCGAGCCGGCCGCCCGGCACGTCGTCTCCCTCGGCGACCTGAG GGACGTTCGGTTCATGGCGTGCTTCCGATTCAAGCTATGGTGGATGGCGCAGCGGATGGGGGAGAAAGGCAGCGACGTCCCGCGCGAGACCCAGTTCCTGCTCGTCGAGTCCAGgggcgtcggcgacgaggacgcgGCGTACGTCGTGTTCCTCCCGCTCGTGGAGGGCGCGTTCCGGGCCAGCATCCAGGGCGGTGCCGGCGACGCGCTGGAGCTCTGCGTCGAGAGCGGGGACGACGACACGCGCGCGGCGTCCTTCGAGCGATCCCTCTTCGTGGGCGCCGCGGAGTCCGACCCCTTCGCGGCCATCTCCGGCGCAGTCGCCGCCGCCAAGTCCGCGCTCAGGACGTTCCGGGTCCGCGCCGAGAAGAAGCTCCCGGGCATCGTCGACTACTTCGGCTGGTGCACCTGGGACGCCTTTTACCAGGACGTCACCCAGGAGGGCGTCGAGGCCGGGCTCCGCAGCCTCATCGCCGGCGGCGCGCCGCCCAAGTTCGTCATCATCGACGACGGCTGGCAGTCCGTCGCCACCGACACCAACGAATCGGCCGGAGAGGACAAGCCGCCCCTCCTATCTCGGCTCACCGGCATCAAGgagaacagcaagttccagaaCGCGGACGACCCGGCCGCCGGCATCAAGACGGTGGTGCGCTTGGCGAAGGAGGAGTACCGGCTCAAGTACGTCTACGTGTGGCACGCCATCACCGGCTACTGGGGCGGCGTCCGGCCCGGCGAGGAGCACTACCGCTCCAGCATGCAGTTCCCCAAGGTTTCGCCGGGCGTCATGGAGAACGAGCCCGGCATGAAGACCGACGTGCTCACCGTGCAGGGGCTCGGCCTCGTGCACCCGCGCGCCGTGTACCGCTTCTACGACGAGCTCCACGCGTACCTCGCCGCCGCCGGAGTCGACGGCGTCAAGGTGGACGTGCAGTGCATCCTGGAGACGCTCGGCGCCGGCCACGGCGGCCGCGTGCAGCTCACCAGGCAGTACCACCAGGCGCTGGACGCCTCCGTCGCCAAGAACTTCCCGGAGAACGGCATCATCGCCTGCATGAGCCACAACACCGACGCCCTTTACTG CTCCAAGCAGACGGCGGTGGTGAGGGCGTCGGATGATTTCTACCCAAGGGACCCCGCGTCGCACACGATCCATATCGCCTCGGTGGCGTACAACAGCGTGTTCCTCGGCGAGTTCATGCTCCCGGACTGGGACATGTTCCACTCGCTCCACCAGGCCGGCGACTACCACGGCTCCGCCCGCGCCATCAGCGGAGGCCCTGTCTACGTCAG TGACGCACCCGGCAAGCACAACTTCGAGCTGCTGAAGAAGATTGTCTTGCCCGACGGTTCCATTCTCCGCGCGCGTCTGCCTGGCCGGCCGACCAAGGATTGCCTGTTCACGGACCCGGCACGGGACGGCGTAAG CCTGCTCAAGATCTGGAACATGAACAAGTTCACCGGCGTGCTGGGCGTGTACAACTGCCAGGGCGCGGCGTGGAACTCCGTGGAGAAGAAGAACACCTTCCACCAGACCGGCACCGAGGCCCTGACCTGCGGCGTCAAGGGCGGCGACGTCCACCTCATCTCCGAGGCCGCGACGGACACCGAATGGGACGGCGACTGCGCCATGTACCGGCATGCCGACGGCGACCTCGTCGTCCTCCCGCACGACGCGGCGTTGCCCGTCTCCCTCAAGGTCCTGGAACATGACATCCTCACCGTGTCACCCATCAAG GAGTTGGCGCCTGGTTTCAGGTTCGCCCCGATCGGGCTGGTGGACATGTTCAATAGCGGCGGGGCGGTGGAAGGCCTGACCTATcacctcctcggcggcgacggttcCACCTTGGGCTCCGAGGCTGTCGCATTGGCGTGCATGGAGGTGAAGGGCTGTGGAAGGTTCGGTGCCTACTCTTCGGTCAGGCCAAGGAAGTCCACGCTCGGTTCAGCTCAGATTGAGCTCAAGTATGATTCTTCCTCAGGGCTGCTGATTCTGCAGCTGGATGCGATGCCCAAGGAGAGGGTTCACAAGATTGTTATTGAGTTGTAG
- the LOC606464 gene encoding alkaline alpha galactosidase 2 isoform X2, translated as MPRPYASATWGALGLDGSFAVPDMNRTIGRTRQPDLAHGHGLTHPLAIQSDPAPSRTCACALPRLIRAASKQATDLTAADVRDGAEAELQLQQGRRVLVPFQIFSAAPYIYPSFPPAATRILAAGLASVSGAASPSSHPASVRADPSLIRLSSRLAGVLALSFQSTRWFGIGYDFGVSVTPLCWIGSGSRCSFRTLAAAKESSPPSTSVSPTQQQSRSTIEGGEMTVASSVRLAGGNLTVCGRTVLSGVPDAVVATSAATEGAVDGIFLGADFAEPAARHVVSLGDLRDVRFMACFRFKLWWMAQRMGEKGSDVPRETQFLLVESRGVGDEDAAYVVFLPLVEGAFRASIQGGAGDALELCVESGDDDTRAASFERSLFVGAAESDPFAAISGAVAAAKSALRTFRVRAEKKLPGIVDYFGWCTWDAFYQDVTQEGVEAGLRSLIAGGAPPKFVIIDDGWQSVATDTNESAGEDKPPLLSRLTGIKENSKFQNADDPAAGIKTVVRLAKEEYRLKYVYVWHAITGYWGGVRPGEEHYRSSMQFPKVSPGVMENEPGMKTDVLTVQGLGLVHPRAVYRFYDELHAYLAAAGVDGVKVDVQCILETLGAGHGGRVQLTRQYHQALDASVAKNFPENGIIACMSHNTDALYCSKQTAVVRASDDFYPRDPASHTIHIASVAYNSVFLGEFMLPDWDMFHSLHQAGDYHGSARAISGGPVYVSDAPGKHNFELLKKIVLPDGSILRARLPGRPTKDCLFTDPARDGPAQDLEHEQVHRRAGRVQLPGRGVELRGEEEHLPPDRHRGPDLRRQGRRRPPHLRGRDGHRMGRRLRHVPACRRRPRRPPARRGVARLPQGPGT; from the exons ATGCCGCGTCCCTATGCGTCGGCCACCTGGGGAGCCCTTGGCCTAGACGGAAGCTTTGCCGTGCCGGATATGAACAGGACGATTGGACGAACAAGGCAACCCGACCTGGCTCACGGTCACGGCCTCACCCATCCGCTTGCCATCCAATCCGACCCGGCCCCATCGAGAACGTGCGCGTGCGCGCTGCCTAGGCTGATACGAGCAGCCAGCAAGCAAGCAACAGATTTAACCGCCGCCGATGTCCGTGATGGCGCGGAGGCTGAGCTCCAGCTGCAGCAGGGCCGTCGCGTCCTCGTGCCCTTCCAAATCTTCTCTGCGGCGCCGTATATATACCCTTCCTTCCCGCCCGCTGCTACTCGCATTCTCGCTGCGGGCCTCGCCTCTGTGTCCGGCGCCGCCTCTCCCTCCTCCCACCCCGCCTCGGTGCGTGCGGATCCGTCCCTAATTCGTTTGTCCTCTCGTCTCGCCGGTGTTCTTGCGTTATCGTTTCAGTCTACCCGTTGGTTTGGTATTGGTTATGATTTTGGCGTGTCCGTCACTCCGTTGTGCTGGATTGGATCCGGGAGCAGGTGTTCGTTTAGGACTCTCGCGGCGGCCAAGGAGTCGTCGCCGCCGTCGACCAGCGTCTCGCCGACCCAGCAGCAGTCCCGGAGTACGATAGAGGGAGGCGAGATGACGGTCGCCTCGTCCGTCAGGCTCGCCGGCGGCAATCTGACGGTATGCGGGCGGACGGTGCTGTCCGGGGTGCCGGACGCGGTGGTGGCCACGTCGGCGGCGACGGAGGGAGCGGTCGACGGGATCTTCCTCGGCGCCGACTTCGCCGAGCCGGCCGCCCGGCACGTCGTCTCCCTCGGCGACCTGAG GGACGTTCGGTTCATGGCGTGCTTCCGATTCAAGCTATGGTGGATGGCGCAGCGGATGGGGGAGAAAGGCAGCGACGTCCCGCGCGAGACCCAGTTCCTGCTCGTCGAGTCCAGgggcgtcggcgacgaggacgcgGCGTACGTCGTGTTCCTCCCGCTCGTGGAGGGCGCGTTCCGGGCCAGCATCCAGGGCGGTGCCGGCGACGCGCTGGAGCTCTGCGTCGAGAGCGGGGACGACGACACGCGCGCGGCGTCCTTCGAGCGATCCCTCTTCGTGGGCGCCGCGGAGTCCGACCCCTTCGCGGCCATCTCCGGCGCAGTCGCCGCCGCCAAGTCCGCGCTCAGGACGTTCCGGGTCCGCGCCGAGAAGAAGCTCCCGGGCATCGTCGACTACTTCGGCTGGTGCACCTGGGACGCCTTTTACCAGGACGTCACCCAGGAGGGCGTCGAGGCCGGGCTCCGCAGCCTCATCGCCGGCGGCGCGCCGCCCAAGTTCGTCATCATCGACGACGGCTGGCAGTCCGTCGCCACCGACACCAACGAATCGGCCGGAGAGGACAAGCCGCCCCTCCTATCTCGGCTCACCGGCATCAAGgagaacagcaagttccagaaCGCGGACGACCCGGCCGCCGGCATCAAGACGGTGGTGCGCTTGGCGAAGGAGGAGTACCGGCTCAAGTACGTCTACGTGTGGCACGCCATCACCGGCTACTGGGGCGGCGTCCGGCCCGGCGAGGAGCACTACCGCTCCAGCATGCAGTTCCCCAAGGTTTCGCCGGGCGTCATGGAGAACGAGCCCGGCATGAAGACCGACGTGCTCACCGTGCAGGGGCTCGGCCTCGTGCACCCGCGCGCCGTGTACCGCTTCTACGACGAGCTCCACGCGTACCTCGCCGCCGCCGGAGTCGACGGCGTCAAGGTGGACGTGCAGTGCATCCTGGAGACGCTCGGCGCCGGCCACGGCGGCCGCGTGCAGCTCACCAGGCAGTACCACCAGGCGCTGGACGCCTCCGTCGCCAAGAACTTCCCGGAGAACGGCATCATCGCCTGCATGAGCCACAACACCGACGCCCTTTACTG CTCCAAGCAGACGGCGGTGGTGAGGGCGTCGGATGATTTCTACCCAAGGGACCCCGCGTCGCACACGATCCATATCGCCTCGGTGGCGTACAACAGCGTGTTCCTCGGCGAGTTCATGCTCCCGGACTGGGACATGTTCCACTCGCTCCACCAGGCCGGCGACTACCACGGCTCCGCCCGCGCCATCAGCGGAGGCCCTGTCTACGTCAG TGACGCACCCGGCAAGCACAACTTCGAGCTGCTGAAGAAGATTGTCTTGCCCGACGGTTCCATTCTCCGCGCGCGTCTGCCTGGCCGGCCGACCAAGGATTGCCTGTTCACGGACCCGGCACGGGACGGC CCTGCTCAAGATCTGGAACATGAACAAGTTCACCGGCGTGCTGGGCGTGTACAACTGCCAGGGCGCGGCGTGGAACTCCGTGGAGAAGAAGAACACCTTCCACCAGACCGGCACCGAGGCCCTGACCTGCGGCGTCAAGGGCGGCGACGTCCACCTCATCTCCGAGGCCGCGACGGACACCGAATGGGACGGCGACTGCGCCATGTACCGGCATGCCGACGGCGACCTCGTCGTCCTCCCGCACGACGCGGCGTTGCCCGTCTCCCTCAAGGTCCTGGAACATGA